DNA from Fibrobacter sp. UWP2:
TTGCCGCGACGCTCATTTCCGGAATCTGCGGGGTCGCGTTCGCCTATGCGGGTTTTGGAGTATGGTCCCTTGTCCATCAGCAGATTATCGCCGCAGGCGTCAACCTGGTCTTCATCTGTTACGTCTGCAGGTGGATTCCCAAAGCTGGCTTCAGCACGGAGTCCTTCAAAAGGCTTGGCGCATTCGGCAGCAAGTTGCTCGCGGCCGGTCTCTTGCATACATTCTATAGAAATTTCACGACATTCGCCATCGGTAAATTTTACTCCGCGCAGGATCTAGGTTACTATTCCCGCGGCACGAGCATCGCCGACCTGCCGGGCAGTACAATAAATGGCGTACTGCAAACCGTCACCTACCCCATTCTCGCAAAAATCCAGGACGACGACGAGCAATTGGTTCGCATATACCGCAAGTACATCCGGATTACCTCTCTTGGAATCTTCATCATTTCCGGCATACTCTGCGCGTTGGCAAAGCCCGTCATACTTCTCATCCTCACCGACAAATGGGCGGAATCCGTCATCTATCTCCATATTTTCGCCTTCTCCTACATGTTCGACCATCTAAGTACGATCAACCTGAACCTACTCAAGGTCAAAGGCCGGTCAGACCTTTTTTTAAAACTGGAAATCTTGAAGAAGACCATCTCCATCAGCCTTATTCTATTGGCCATTCCACATGGCATCCTCGCCATCTGCTTCGCCAAGTTCCTTTATAACCAAATCGCCGTTTTCATCAACACCTACTACACAGGAAAGCTTTTCCACCTGGGCTACATCCAGCAAGTCAAGGATTTCTCGCCTTACCTCATCCGTTGCATACTCGCCTGCATTCCGGCCTATCTTGTAACCTATCTAGAGTTACCTCACATTGTCACCATCTTCATCGGCGGCAGCCTGGCATTTTTCCTATATTGGCTTATGCTCAGAAAAAATCCGGACATGCTAGAGCTCGTTGAATTATTAAAAGAAAGGTTCAAGAAGAAAAAATGAAAATTATCAACGACATCAAGCTGGCAATCAAGAGAATCGTCAACAGGACGACCGCAAAAGACCGCAAAGCCATTTTCTTCTATCCGCACAAGAACTGCAGCATTGACGGTTACGACATTCTCAACGGCGAATCCGACAATGTCCTTTGCCTTTTCAACGACATGCTCCGGGATCCGAAATTCAACGATTACCATTTTTTCATTCTTTACTACCATAAGGACCGGCTGAAGTCTTACAAGGATTACTGCAAGGACTTTTTCCCCAACCGGATTCATTTCGTACTCAACAGCGACAAAGTAAACAAGTTCAAATCCCTTTGCCGGTGCTATACCATTTTTACCGACTCCGACTATACCAAAGTCGAGTACAAGGTTTCTACGCAACGGACCGTTTGCCTGAACTATTTCGGCGGGCTCATCAAGAACGAATTCCACCGTTGGGAAAACCACGGGGGATTCAAGAAAATGTTGCAGGAACAGGTGGACATGCATCGCCTATACGACTACCACCTCTCCATTTCCGATATCTGTTCCAAATTCATAGCCTTAGACAACTGTCACTATTATTCCAACTTCATATCCCTGGGCTTCCCGCGTAACGACATTTTGTTCAGGGACCATTCGGCGCTCCGCCAACAGATTGAAGAACTTGTAGGCTTCAAGTTCAAGAAACTGATTACCTATGTACCCACCCACCGGGATTACGAAAACCGCACCCGTGAATTTTACGACGCATCCAAAGCGACCACGCGTTCCATTTGGGGGCACGTGACCGCCGAAGAGCTCGAATCTCTCGAGAAAACGCTGGAAGATACCGACACCTTAATCATCGCGAAGGTCCACCCCATTCAGGATGCCATGACGAATGTCATCTCCAAGGAATCCAGCAAGCACATCCTGTTCTATAAGGACCTGGTTCAGAATATCAGGACAAGCCTAAACCCACTGCTCGCCATTTCCGACAGCATCATCACGGACTACACCACCACGGTTTACGATTTTCTATACATGGACCGTCCCATCATCTACTACTTCTATGACATAGAAGAGTATCGTGCGACCCGCGGATTCTTCATCGAACCCATCGAATCCGTCTGCGCCGGCCACATCACCCATAACATTGACGAGCTCCAAAACGCCATCCGCGACATTGCAAACGGGAACGACCCCGAAAAACAGAAGCGTCAGTTCTTGCGGCAACTGTTCATCAAGGACATCGACGGAAACGCGACAAAGAGAATCAAAGACTTTTTCTTTACAG
Protein-coding regions in this window:
- a CDS encoding lipopolysaccharide biosynthesis protein — encoded protein: MASIKQQTLSSSKWNFIERISSQGIQFLLGIIMARLLLPSDYGTIGLLAIFFDISQAFIDSGFNSALIRTKDPTQKDYSTVFYFNLLISVAVYAILFFLAPSIAGFFKIPILCPILRVQAVTLIINAAMAVQVSMLNIQLDFKSLAKRKVAATLISGICGVAFAYAGFGVWSLVHQQIIAAGVNLVFICYVCRWIPKAGFSTESFKRLGAFGSKLLAAGLLHTFYRNFTTFAIGKFYSAQDLGYYSRGTSIADLPGSTINGVLQTVTYPILAKIQDDDEQLVRIYRKYIRITSLGIFIISGILCALAKPVILLILTDKWAESVIYLHIFAFSYMFDHLSTINLNLLKVKGRSDLFLKLEILKKTISISLILLAIPHGILAICFAKFLYNQIAVFINTYYTGKLFHLGYIQQVKDFSPYLIRCILACIPAYLVTYLELPHIVTIFIGGSLAFFLYWLMLRKNPDMLELVELLKERFKKKK
- a CDS encoding CDP-glycerol glycerophosphotransferase family protein → MKIINDIKLAIKRIVNRTTAKDRKAIFFYPHKNCSIDGYDILNGESDNVLCLFNDMLRDPKFNDYHFFILYYHKDRLKSYKDYCKDFFPNRIHFVLNSDKVNKFKSLCRCYTIFTDSDYTKVEYKVSTQRTVCLNYFGGLIKNEFHRWENHGGFKKMLQEQVDMHRLYDYHLSISDICSKFIALDNCHYYSNFISLGFPRNDILFRDHSALRQQIEELVGFKFKKLITYVPTHRDYENRTREFYDASKATTRSIWGHVTAEELESLEKTLEDTDTLIIAKVHPIQDAMTNVISKESSKHILFYKDLVQNIRTSLNPLLAISDSIITDYTTTVYDFLYMDRPIIYYFYDIEEYRATRGFFIEPIESVCAGHITHNIDELQNAIRDIANGNDPEKQKRQFLRQLFIKDIDGNATKRIKDFFFTDPASR